In Cryptomeria japonica chromosome 10, Sugi_1.0, whole genome shotgun sequence, a genomic segment contains:
- the LOC131027165 gene encoding uncharacterized protein LOC131027165 isoform X2, with protein sequence MESYGNDMFLSQEGYASIDFTLLDRPSTSVASAPESTAALLPDSSFPSFDFLDNSGVDSFGGTLHAAEGTQFGGQGRPEASKDMDWRKEKAHHPSSTNMYIQGVGNQEPRLSSPQFQVPVSQENLSQQQSQLERRQNWPILNSNVLSADKRNEESNYVHHSSYDTDKANRARDNAAFDRPRNNDMVSTGMLSFMPLEAQPSDGRHTSRMALGARSPQKSPVLHNSVMDTQPRNHPLNLDSLLTGSSAAHIRANQATSAGDSGTPERSQSNAGSLDGTETQQGHNVGQGLNHGRNDTEGGENMESRVNYDFLGSQIHLKSQPQAGVQYRGARLQPGLDEMQAWKHQFTYQQYQELRRQQQTQQLEQEAQQQQSQQLVQQARQRFHLEQQARQQRAQQLEQQIRQEQVQQLMPHARQQQSQQLMLHVRQQQSQQLEQQARQQQVQQLEQQARQQQAQQLEQQARQQQAQQLEQQARQLQAQQLAQQARQQQAQQLEQQARQLQAQQLEHQARQLQAQQLEQQARQQQAQLLEHQARQQRARLLEQQARQQQALEQRALQQQAQQLDQHTRQQQAQQLDQNARQQQAQQLEQHARWQKQLQQVLAGDNQNMGNQFAPSLYSSSMHDTSAFVRSSSLMSHMGIESHTPTIVPGNLHRFNVGNVNRMPNGSPSLSGFPPEVLLSQDPNIAFQAMALMGAPMDPSVYGSVASMRDAAGQPLNSYPSPQGAVQQLADAPHNLASAANHLVVKPVAHTSGVVASVPGDHRTTSFDPTLTKIDGKQGTLNKSSFGHMFPQNQGVSNLLQGTPMSRTPQLQDFNLKQRSWNEDLGQKDSFQGVSSQVLGDSDAPSESGFNNFQPGGWPSLPANQVAPNLDDRNQSMSEGQYALQGAYQTENTDFLNSLAVNPQGGWSALMQSAVAESPSGDGDHDDWSGLNLHKTETTSGDSLHFHPNVKEPNIWNEQNAQVNNAMNGRSFSLFNDDSVQSVQALPQSNSEGRGHLGSKMEGIQHGNQIKIQSGPSSKLVQETAGHTSTWQDQNLYQHIDKSSNLHPYSNFESRQGNSWISHNREQVPSEGRLSSHHVNYDGSQQNNSLQNQGTFKSESHRMMSLTSKDQSVWNKNEAQETEQNNLFVNANKGYQENENENTESEQLGSCTEKTEGQMYQIRHEGNKGTGASFQSQDPKLNAYQNGQPLQQEELSTGIFSKHVIEDNLENSAGRSGQTLENKYQLDSSSNAILDSSAKNRVIGNTSGYRQSNSSQTWNLFPNSFTSPQRETHDRSKSHYGQNDSLFASQVTHKGDASQQPANHGSDNARNSPQKEDDLQSFGNHRGYSRLGKMSVGLEENSAYNMMRMLPGHLSQQTVANVTTNYQPAEGGIQDLSLRGASYLDSFGRNTPELMDFRHQNVARAFPSNSNVHMGEDALITKLPNDSREKEGGGYHKDISLGHTSTSSSFERTANMGSLNKQASLSSQNMLELLTKPEHMKENDALKGAVFVEQNASVELCESSSDVSLANFGHNKLSGPPQGFDLRLATSPQLLQILHGRSLQSSTPSQTVEALNDKQSHPLKEDGVQRSVDSATHQGLSSKLIEASITDGKSLHLTASAKPLNIPHELSATVSKENADDLKEKASCIVETDIHSLTHPQKTQYIQRTSVLGQLPLSTQSMVSHTVPENQSHVQGSMMCNNQLQGSQGVVIPRQLASTCNAITQSKASSVNAVIDKESEMQGSFPSSTRSFGQSSYPSDLLTQDGQNHKIMSLTGSFSGLRNSDQGLHESWSNSASQMPGASGRAQSAAFLKLLNAFKTNYANHQRLPMGVEKVFPSVFESFRPPSGGSDQSFLTRPDGQMKFGMVGKAAASAHNQTYVPHIFNSQQPASAEELSKQESLFHQMASERGESSGISAPQNSMMGLPVAVPTLPLQTSPLNSQLSMLHSQGQDPRNFLASKIQLNTPSIVSSLNSGLYPTNQDHMKSINGQDSQAIQHSTCPPIQQQSDSCSDGPVDSQASELSDAPRHQYVSANQIMSRTAIQNDFDKKAVKRYKITDAGNNGIDSNMSANSSDQLTNPHTGLEQYNVASTTRAVHELGALSVDTRMVTSSQGNKERSEAAFSQGMTAMIQRRLQNQGYNHLMYQSSQSSSGADDRNHVNSQYANSRSLQFGTDANQKFIAMRMAEMYKRLGEPGRQAALISKQMSHGRNAENLFPATGLATPATSYGSDSALKEFDSTGPAQNPADISLPPTKGNAMHQYQYYLSESNIEPSVTVLPKKRKKVASLLIPWHVEIVQAGGELPSTRDAEMAWAVATNRLTEKEEDEIDTYEEGTKPVARVKRRLKLTTQLMQQLIPPLPTAIIRGKASIEHENATYTLAKTALGDACKLVSTWRTDLGKDVENENLALRQLQKHTKFKGKPLQIAEGFMDRAKNLDDDFMRLDASLSITELRNATQDLDRLAITNRLVRHHGRNLPIEPVKTITEERDSSSDSSFCTRKQYPQRYVTAVPMPKNLPDGVLCYSL encoded by the exons ATGGAATCGTACGGAAACGACATGTTTCTGTCGCAAGAAGGATACGCTTCCATTGATTTCACTCTGCTTGACCGTCCTTCAACCAG TGTTGCATCCGCTCCAGAGTCTACGGCTGCACTACTCCCAG ATTCCTCCTTCCCATCATTTGATTTTTTGGACAACTCTGGTGTAGACTCATTTGGTGGAACACTTCATGCTGCAGAAGGAACACAATTTGGTGGTCAAGGAAG GCCAGAGGCTAGCAAGGACATGGATTGGAGAAAGGAGAAAGCACACCATCCAAGCTCTACTAATATGTATATACAAGGA GTTGGAAATCAAGAGCCCAGATTATCATCACCTCAATTCCAAGTGCCTGTTTCTCAG GAGAATTTATCTCAACAACAGTCTCAACTAGAAAGAAGACAAAATTGGCCTATTTTGAACAGCAATGTTTTGTCTGCTGATAAACGGAACGAAGAGTCCAATTATGTACACCATTCATCTTATGACACTGATAAGGCCAACAGAGCTCGTGATAATGCAGCATTTGATCGTCCAAGAAACAATGACATGGTATCAACTGGTATGCTTTCTTTCATGCCATTGGAAGCACAACCTAGTGATGGAAGACACACATCACGAATGGCATTAGGTGCAAGGAGTCCTCAAAAGAGCCCAGTCTTACACAATAGTGTTATGGATACTCAACCAAGGAACCATCCACTGAATTTGGACAGTTTGTTGACTGGATCTTCAGCTGCTCATATCAGAGCAAATCAGGCCACTTCTGCAGGCGATAGTGGAACTCCAGAGCGGAGTCAGTCAAATGCAGGTAGCTTGGATGGCACCGAGACACAACAGGGACACAATGTTGGTCAAGGCTTGAATCATGGCAGGAATGATACAGAAGGAGGGGAGAATATGGAATCTCGGGTTAACTATGATTTCCTTGGAAGTCAAATCCATTTGAAGAGTCAGCCCCAAGCAGGTGTACAATATCGTGGGGCAAGGCTTCAGCCTGGGTTGGATGAAATGCAAGCATGGAAACATCAATTTACTTATCAACAGTATCAAGAATTACGTAGGCAGCAGCAAACCCAGCAGTTAGAGCAGGAAGCACAGCAGCAGCAATCACAACAATTAGTGCAGCAAGCACGGCAACGGTTTCATTTAGAGCAGCAAGCAAGGCAGCAGCGTGCCCAGCAGCTCGAACAGCAAATAAGACAAGAACAAGTTCAGCAGTTAATGCCGCATGCTCGACAACAGCAATCTCAGCAATTAATGCTGCATGTTCGACAGCAGCAATCTCAGCAGTTAGAGCAGCAGGCACGACAACAGCAAGTCCAGCAATTGGAGCAACAGGCTCGGCAGCAACAAGCGCAACAATTAGAGCAGCAGGCTCGACAGCAACAAGCCCAGCAATTAGAGCAACAAGCTCGACAGCTGCAAGCACAGCAACTAGCACAACAAGCTCGGCAGCAGCAAGCCCAGCAATTAGAGCAGCAGGCTCGACAGCTACAAGCCCAACAGTTAGAACATCAGGCTCGACAGCTGCAAGCCCAGCAATTAGAGCAACAAGCTCGACAGCAGCAAGCTCAGCTATTAGAACATCAGGCTCGACAGCAACGGGCTCGGTTATTAGAACAACAGGCTCGACAGCAGCAAGCCTTGGAGCAGCGTGCTCTGCAGCAGCAAGCCCAGCAGTTGGATCAGCATACTCGACAGCAGCAAGCCCAACAGTTAGATCAAAATGCTCGACAGCAGCAAGCTCAGCAGTTAGAGCAGCATGCTCGGTGGCAAAAGCAGCTACAGCAGGTTCTTGCTGGTGACAATCAAAATATGGGAAATCAGTTTGCTCCATCACTTTATAGTTCTTCCATGCATGACACATCTGCTTTTGTGCGCTCAAGTAGTTTGATGTCTCATATGGGGATTGAGAGCCACACTCCAACGATTGTACCAGGTAATCTCCATCGTTTTAATGTTGGTAATGTCAACCGAATGCCAAATGGCTCACCATCACTGTCAGGTTTCCCCCCTGAAGTATTATTATCCCAAGATCCAAACATAGCATTTCAGGCTATGGCTTTGATGGGTGCGCCCATGGATCCATCTGTTTATGGTTCTGTGGCTAGCATGAGGGATGCAGCTGGTCAGCCGCTAAACTCTTATCCTAGTCCACAGGGAGCAGTGCAACAACTTGCAGATGCACCACATAATCTGGCTTCAGCTGCTAATCATCTGGTAGTAAAACCAGTAGCCCATACTTCAGGGGTGGTAGCCTCTGTTCCTGGTGATCATCGGACAACTTCATTTGATCCAACATTAACCAAGATTGATGGGAAACAAGGTACACTTAACAAATCTTCATTTGGACATATGTTTCCACAGAATCAGGGAGTGAGTAACTTGCTGCAAGGAACTCCTATGTCAAGAACTCCCCAACTGCAAGATTTCAATTTAAAGCAAAGGAGCTGGAATGAAGATCTGGGGCAAAAAGATAGTTTTCAAGGGGTGTCTTCCCAAGTGTTGGGTGATTCGGATGCACCATCTGAAAGCGGTTTTAATAATTTTCAGCCAGGTGGGTGGCCTTCTTTGCCTGCTAATCAGGTTGCACCTAATCTCGATGATAGGAACCAGAGCATGAGTGAAGGGCAGTATGCACTTCAAGGTGCATATCAGACAGAAAACACTGATTTTTTGAACAGTCTGGCAGTTAATCCACAGGGTGGTTGGAGTGCGCTCATGCAATCAGCTGTAGCAGAGTCTCCTTCAGGTGACGGGGATCATGATGATTGGAGTGGCCTGAATTTGCATAAAACTGAGACAACTTCTGGTGATTCTCTACATTTTCATCCTAATGTGAAAGAACCAAACATTTGGAATGAACAAAATGCTCAAGTGAATAATGCTATGAATGGAAGATCTTTTAGTCTTTTCAATGATGATAGTGTCCAGAGTGTTCAAGCTTTGCCACAGAGCAATTCAGAAGGAAGAGGTCACCTTGGATCAAAAATGGAGGGCATCCAGCATGGGAATCAAATAAAGATACAATCAGGACCTTCGTCCAAGTTGGTTCAAGAAACAGCAGGACACACTAGTACCTGGCAAGACCAGAATCTCTATCAACATATTGATAAAAGTAGCAACCTACATCCTTATTCTAACTTTGAGAGTAGGCAAGGAAACTCCTGGATCTCTCACAATAGAGAGCAAGTTCCGTCTGAGGGCAGGTTGTCTTCACACCATGTTAATTATGATGGAAGCCAGCAGAACAATTCATTGCAGAACCAGGGTACCTTTAAATCTGAATCTCATAGAATGATGAGCCTCACATCTAAGGATCAGAGTGTTTGGAACAAAAATGAAGCACAGGAGACTGAACaaaataatttatttgtaaatgCCAACAAAGGGTATCAAGAAAATGAAAATGAGAATACAGAAAGTGAGCAGCTGGGTAGTTGTACAGAGAAAACTGAGGGCCAAATGTACCAAATAAGGCATGAGGGAAATAAAGGCACAGGTGCATCATTCCAAAGTCAAGATCCAAAACTAAATGCGTATCAGAATGGGCAGCCTCTGCAGCAAGAAGAGTTAAGCACAGGCAttttttctaaacatgtcattgaggATAATTTGGAGAATAGTGCAGGGAGGAGCGGACAAACACTAGAAAACAAGTACCAGTTAGATAGTTCCAGTAATGCCATTTTGGATTCGTCTGCCAAGAATAGAGTAATTGGAAATACTTCAGGTTATCGCCAGAGTAATAGTTCACAAACTTGGAATTTGTTTCCCAATAGCTTCACCAGTCCACAGAGAGAAACACATGATAGAAGTAAGTCACATTATGGTCAGAACGATTCTCTATTTGCCAGTCAGGTAACACACAAGGGTGATGCTAGTCAACAACCTGCAAATCATGGAAGTGACAATGCCAGAAACAGCCCTCAGAAGGAAGATGATTTGCAATCTTTTGGTAATCATAGAGGATATAGCAGGCTGGGTAAGATGAGTGTTGGCTTGGAGGAGAATTCTGCTTATAATATGATGAGAATGCTGCCAGGGCATTTGTCCCAGCAGACAGTAGCAAATGTTACGACAAATTATCAACCTGCAGAAGGTGGGATACAAGACCTGTCTCTGAGAGGGGCATCATACTTGGATTCATTTGGACGAAATACTCCTGAATTAATGGACTTTCGGCACCAAAATGTTGCAAGGGCATTCCCATCAAATAGTAATGTACATATGGGCGAG GATGCTCTCATCACAAAGTTACCAAATGATTCAAGAGAAAAAGAAGGCGGGGGATATCATAAAGACATTTCATTAGGCCATACATCTACCAGTTCTTCATTTGAAAGAACAGCAAACATGGGGAGTTTAAACAAACAAGCATCTTTATCAAG CCAAAACATGCTTGAACTGTTGACTAAGCCAGAGCATatgaaagaaaatgatgccttaaaGGGTGCTGTTTTTGTTGAGCAGAATGCATCAGTTGAACTGTGTGAATCATCTTCTGATGTTTCACTTGCTAATTTTGGTCATAACAAGTTATCAGGGCCTCCTCAGGGTTTTGACCTCAGATTGGCTACTTCCCCACAACTATTGCAAATTTTGCATGGTCGATCACTGCAGTCAAGCACTCCTTCACAAACTGTTGAAGCACTAAATGATAAACAGAGCCATCCATTGAAGGAAGATGGTGTTCAAAGGAGTGTAGATTCTGCAACCCATCAAGGTTTGTCATCAAAGTTAATTGAAGCTTCCATAACTGATGGCAAAAGTTTGCATTTAACTGCTTCAGCAAAGCCATTAAACATCCCTCATGAATTATCAGCAACAGTTTCAAAAGAGAATGCCGATGATTTGAAGGAGAAAGCTTCTTGCATTGTGGAGACCGATATTCATTCATTGACTCATCCTCAAAAAACACAATACATACAACGTACAAGTGTACTTGGACAACTACCATTAAGTACTCAATCAATGGTTTCACATACAGTCCCAGAAAACCAATCTCATGTGCAAGGTAGTATGATGTGTAATAATCAGCTTCAAGGCTCCCAAGGTGTAGTGATTCCGAGACAATTAGCATCAACATGCAATGCAATTACCCAATCTAAGGCTTCTTCTGTTAATGCTGTTATAGACAAAGAGTCTGAAATGCAGGGTTCTTTTCCATCATCAACTAGATCTTTTGGGCAAAGCAGTTATCCAAGTGATTTACTTACTCAAGATGGACAAAACCATAAGATTATGTCTTTAACTGGCAGCTTTTCTGGCTTGAGGAACAGTGATCAGGGTTTACATGAATCTTGGTCAAACTCTGCATCTCAAATGCCCGGAGCATCGGGGAGAGCTCAATCTGCTGCATTTTTAAAGTTGCTTAATGCCTTCAAAACAAATTATGCAAATCATCAAAGATTGCCAATGGGGGTTGAAAAGGTATTTCCAAGTGTCTTTGAGTCATTTCGTCCACCGAGTGGTGGGTCAGATCAATCCTTTTTGACAAGGCCAGATGGTCAgatgaaatttggtatggtaggGAAGGCAGCAGCTTCAGCACACAACCAGACATATGTACCACATATATTCAATTCTCAGCAGCCTGCATCAGCAGAAGAGCTTTCAAAACAAGAAAGTTTATTTCATCAGATGGCATCTGAAAGAGGTGAATCAAGTGGCATTTCTGCCCCCCAAAACTCAATGATGGGTTTGCCAGTTGCTGTGCCCACTTTGCCACTTCAAACTTCTCCACTAAATTCTCAGTTGTCTATGCTTCACTCTCAAGGGCAGGATCCAAGAAATTTTTTGGCATCCAAGATTCAACTAAATACACCGTCAATTGTTTCCTCACTTAATTCAGGTCTTTATCCAACAAATCAAGATCATATGAAGTCTATAAATGGGCAGGATTCTCAAGCAATCCAACATTCTACTTGCCCGCCTATCCAACAGCAAAGTGATTCTTGCAGCGACGGTCCAGTGGACAGCCAAGCCTCCGAGCTTTCAGATGCTCCTCGTCATCAGTATGTTTCTGCTAATCAGATTATGTCAAGGACAGCCATACAAAATGATTTTGATAAGAAAGCTGTTAAAAGGTATAAGATCACAGATGCTGGCAATAATGGTATTGATTCAAACATGAGTGCAAACTCCAGTGATCAATTAACAAATCCTCATACAGGGTTGGAACAATATAATGTTGCTTCTACAACTAGAGCAGTACATGAACTTGGAGCTTTATCAGTTGACACTAGAATGGTTACTTCTTCccaaggaaataaagaaagaagcGAAGCAGCCTTTAGTCAAGGGATGACTGCAATGATACAAAGGCGATTGCAAAATCAAGGCTACAATCACCTTATGTATCAATCCTCACAGTCTTCTTCAGGAGCAGATGATAGAAATCATGTTAATTCACAATATGCAAATTCCAGATCATTGCAGTTTGGTACTGATGCTAACCAGAAATTCATTGCAATGCGAATGGCTGAAATGTATAAAAGATTGGGCGAACCTGGAAGGCAAGCAGCACTAATTTCTAAACAGATGAGTCATGGGAGAAATGCTGAGAACTTGTTTCCTGCTACAGGATTAGCAACACCTGCCACCAGTTATGGTAGTGACTCAGCTCTGAAAGAATTTGATTCTACAGGACCTGCACAAAACCCAGCAGATATATCATTGCCTCCCACTAAGGGGAATGCCATGCATCAATATCAATATTATTTATCTGAATCTAACATTGAGCCTTCAGTTACAGTTTTACCTAAGAAACGCAAAAAAGTTGCATCGCTGCTTATTCCATGGCATGTAGAGATTGTTCAAGCTGGAGGAGAGCTTCCCTCTACAAG AGATGCTGAGATGGCATGGGCAGTTGCAACAAACCGTCTGACAGAAAAG GAAGAAGATGAGATTGACACCTATGAAGAAGGGACAAAACCTGTAGCTCGAGTAAAAAGAAGATTGAAGCTGACAACTCAGCTGATGCAGCAACTCATTCCACCTCTACCTACTGCAATAATTCGTGGAAAAGCAAGTATTGAACATGAGAATGCAACTTACACTCTTGCTAAAACAGCATTGGGTGATGCATGCAAGCTAGTTTCCACTTGGAGGACAGACCTGGGAAAGGATGTAGAAAATGAAAACTT GGCCTTAAGGCAGCTTCAGAAACATACAAAGTTCAAAGGAAAGCCTTTGCAAATAGCAGAAGGATTTATGGATAGAGCAAAGAATTTGGACGATGACTTCATGAG GTTGGATGCCTCACTCTCGATAACTGAGCTAAGAAATGCAACACAAGATTTGGATAGATTGGCAATCACAAACAGACTGGTCAGACATCATGGAAGAAACCTTCCCATAGAACCTGTTAAAACTATTACAGAAGAGAGAGATTcctcttctgattcttctttttGTACTCGCAAACAGTATCCTCAAAGATATGTCACAGCAGTCCCAATGCCAAAAAATCTTCCAGACGGGGTGCTATGTTATTCTCTTTAA